One genomic region from Spirulina subsalsa PCC 9445 encodes:
- a CDS encoding nickel/cobalt transporter, whose translation MTSTFLLAHLAQSRELTHFLLAEPTLGSILGGMAIAFSFGAFHALSPGHGKALVSAYLIGTQGTPQQAIVLGVTTTITHTLGVFLLGAIALFASQYILPEQLYPVLSVLSGIMICLVGVGLVRKRLQSQSHDHHHHDHHHDHPDHHHDHSSHTLSDLVKLGIAGGLVPCPSAMVMLLGAIALHQIVYGLFLVTGFSLGLALVLVLLGLIAVYARQWLEKFPQTQEISRRLSVASACVVVVIGLGLTWVSSTSLL comes from the coding sequence ATGACATCAACTTTTCTCCTCGCTCATTTAGCTCAATCTAGAGAGTTAACCCATTTTCTCCTCGCTGAACCGACTCTGGGCAGTATTTTGGGAGGAATGGCGATCGCATTTAGTTTCGGAGCTTTTCACGCTCTCTCTCCCGGACATGGTAAGGCATTAGTCAGCGCCTATCTCATCGGCACCCAAGGCACCCCACAACAGGCCATTGTCTTGGGGGTGACGACAACAATCACTCATACCCTAGGGGTGTTTTTGTTGGGGGCGATCGCACTTTTTGCCTCCCAGTACATCCTACCCGAACAGTTATATCCGGTTTTAAGTGTACTGAGTGGGATAATGATTTGTCTGGTGGGGGTCGGTTTAGTACGCAAACGGCTACAATCCCAGAGTCATGATCATCACCATCATGATCATCATCATGATCATCCTGATCATCACCATGATCACTCATCCCATACGCTCTCTGACTTAGTGAAACTGGGGATTGCTGGGGGCTTAGTGCCTTGTCCTTCAGCTATGGTGATGTTATTGGGGGCGATCGCACTACATCAGATTGTCTACGGCTTATTTTTAGTCACAGGCTTTAGTCTTGGATTAGCGTTAGTGTTAGTCCTATTAGGATTAATCGCCGTTTATGCTCGGCAATGGCTGGAAAAATTTCCTCAAACTCAGGAAATCTCTCGCCGTTTATCCGTGGCCAGTGCTTGTGTTGTCGTGGTTATTGGTCTTGGTCTAACATGGGTTTCTAGCACATCGCTACTCTAA
- the psbD gene encoding photosystem II D2 protein (photosystem q(a) protein) has translation MTIAVGRVQQERGWFDSVDDWLKRDRFVFIGWSGLLLFPCAYMALGGWLTGTTFVTSWYTHGLASSYLEGANFITVAVSSPADAFGHSLLFLWGPEANWDFTRWCQIGGLWPFVALHGAFGLIGFMLRQFEIARLVGIRPYNAIAFSGPISVFVSVFLMYPLGQSSWFFAPSFGVAGIFRFILFLQGFHNWTLNPFHMMGVAGILGGALLCAIHGATVENTLFEDSDQANTFRAFNPTQAEETYSMVTANRFWSQIFGIAFSNKRWLHFFMLFVPVTGLWMSSVGIVGLALNLRAYDFVSQEIRAAEDPEFETFYTKNILLNEGLRAWMAPQDQPHENFEFPEEVLPRGNAL, from the coding sequence ATGACAATTGCAGTCGGGCGCGTACAGCAGGAACGAGGCTGGTTTGATTCAGTCGATGACTGGCTAAAGCGCGATCGCTTCGTATTTATCGGTTGGTCTGGTTTGTTGCTCTTCCCCTGTGCTTACATGGCATTAGGCGGATGGCTCACCGGAACCACCTTCGTTACCTCCTGGTACACCCACGGACTCGCCTCCTCCTACCTTGAAGGGGCAAACTTTATCACCGTTGCGGTTTCCTCCCCCGCCGATGCCTTCGGTCACTCCCTACTCTTCCTTTGGGGACCCGAAGCCAACTGGGATTTCACCCGTTGGTGCCAAATCGGTGGCCTGTGGCCCTTCGTGGCTTTACATGGCGCATTCGGGCTGATTGGCTTCATGCTGCGTCAGTTTGAGATTGCTCGCTTAGTGGGGATTCGTCCCTATAATGCGATCGCCTTCTCCGGTCCGATTTCCGTCTTCGTCAGCGTCTTCTTAATGTACCCCTTGGGACAATCCAGTTGGTTCTTTGCCCCCAGTTTCGGGGTAGCGGGCATCTTCCGCTTTATCCTGTTCCTGCAAGGCTTCCACAACTGGACTCTGAACCCCTTCCACATGATGGGCGTAGCCGGGATTCTCGGCGGTGCGTTACTCTGTGCCATCCACGGAGCCACCGTAGAAAACACCCTGTTTGAAGACAGCGACCAAGCCAACACCTTCCGCGCCTTCAACCCCACCCAAGCCGAAGAAACCTACAGCATGGTCACAGCTAACCGTTTCTGGAGCCAAATCTTCGGGATTGCCTTCTCTAACAAACGTTGGTTACACTTCTTCATGTTGTTTGTTCCCGTAACAGGCTTGTGGATGAGTTCAGTGGGTATCGTCGGTTTAGCCTTAAACCTACGCGCCTATGACTTCGTATCCCAAGAAATCCGGGCAGCAGAAGACCCCGAATTTGAAACGTTCTACACCAAGAACATCCTATTAAACGAAGGTCTGCGAGCTTGGATGGCTCCTCAAGACCAACCCCACGAAAACTTTGAATTCCCAGAGGAGGTATTGCCTCGTGGTAACGCTCTCTAG
- the psbC gene encoding photosystem II reaction center protein CP43, with translation MVTLSSTTISSGRDIESTGFAWWSGNARLINLSGKLLGAHVAHAGLIVFWAGAMTLFELSHFTPDKPMYEQGAILLPHLATLGLGVGPGGEVVDTFPYFVVGVLHLISSAVLGLGGIYHAIRGPETLEEYSDFFGYDWADKNQMTNIIGYHLILLGSGALLLVAKAMFFGGVYDTWAPGGGDVRIITNPTLNPAVIFGYLINAPFGGEGWIIGVNNMEDIIGGHIWIGLICIGGGIWHILTKPFGWVRRAFIWSGEAYLSYSLGALSLMGFIASFYVWFNNTAYPSEFYGPTNAEASQAQALVFLARDQRLGANVGSAQGPTGLGKYLMRSPTGEIIFGGETMRFWDFRGPWLEPLRGPNGLDLDKIQNDIQPWQIRRASEYMTHAPNGSLNSVGGIITEPNSFNYVNPRAWLGTSHFVLGFFFLVGHLWHSGRARAAAAGFEKGIDRETEPVLFMDDID, from the coding sequence GTGGTAACGCTCTCTAGTACAACGATCAGTAGTGGTCGCGATATTGAATCCACCGGGTTCGCCTGGTGGTCGGGCAACGCTCGCTTAATCAACCTTTCCGGTAAACTGCTGGGCGCTCATGTAGCCCACGCTGGCCTAATTGTATTCTGGGCTGGGGCAATGACCTTGTTTGAACTGTCCCACTTCACGCCCGACAAACCCATGTATGAGCAAGGGGCGATCTTACTCCCCCACCTAGCCACCCTTGGTTTAGGCGTTGGCCCTGGTGGTGAAGTCGTCGATACTTTCCCCTACTTCGTTGTGGGTGTATTACACCTCATTTCCTCCGCCGTCCTCGGTTTAGGCGGGATTTACCACGCCATCCGTGGCCCCGAAACCTTAGAAGAATATTCCGACTTCTTCGGCTATGACTGGGCCGACAAAAACCAAATGACCAACATCATCGGGTATCACCTGATTCTGTTAGGTTCTGGTGCCTTGTTGCTCGTCGCTAAAGCCATGTTCTTCGGCGGTGTCTATGACACTTGGGCTCCCGGTGGTGGTGATGTTCGGATCATTACGAACCCCACCCTAAACCCCGCCGTGATTTTTGGCTACCTGATCAACGCTCCCTTTGGTGGAGAAGGTTGGATCATCGGGGTCAACAACATGGAAGACATCATCGGCGGTCACATTTGGATTGGCTTAATCTGTATCGGTGGTGGGATTTGGCACATTCTGACCAAGCCTTTTGGCTGGGTACGTCGCGCCTTTATCTGGTCTGGTGAAGCTTATCTCTCCTACAGCTTAGGCGCTCTGTCCTTAATGGGCTTTATCGCTTCCTTCTATGTGTGGTTTAACAACACGGCGTATCCCAGCGAGTTCTACGGTCCCACCAACGCTGAAGCGTCTCAAGCTCAAGCCTTAGTGTTCTTGGCTCGTGACCAACGCTTAGGTGCTAACGTCGGTTCTGCTCAAGGCCCCACAGGTCTGGGTAAATACCTGATGCGCTCTCCCACGGGTGAGATCATCTTCGGGGGTGAAACCATGCGTTTCTGGGACTTCCGAGGCCCTTGGTTAGAACCCCTCCGTGGCCCCAATGGTTTGGATCTTGACAAAATCCAAAACGATATTCAACCTTGGCAAATTCGCCGCGCTTCTGAGTATATGACCCACGCTCCCAACGGTTCTCTGAACTCTGTGGGTGGGATCATTACTGAGCCGAACTCCTTTAACTATGTGAATCCCCGCGCTTGGTTAGGAACTTCTCACTTTGTGTTAGGGTTCTTCTTCCTTGTGGGACACCTCTGGCACTCTGGACGCGCTCGGGCGGCGGCGGCTGGTTTTGAAAAAGGCATCGACCGCGAAACTGAACCCGTACTCTTTATGGATGATATTGACTAA